The DNA segment GCGCGCTTTCCAATATGATGAGATATATTTTCCCGcgaaattcaaataatgtaattattttttcaaatcgtaattcaaaatgattgaaaatgttgataatattcattaaattttcaaagtacatAACTGCGGGTAAGTATTTAACCAACCGTCGGTAAAATAGGGAGGCTGGTAAATGACGCAGAACGCGCTTTGCTAtactactaatttaaaaaaaaagcgaattaaTTGAATAGCTATAAAAAATGAACCGGAAAAAATCGTgggatatctgaaaaaaatctagaattgTCAGGATCTTTTTTCCAGGGCATAAATAGACATCctgttaaaaaactaaatatattttctttcagGGGCTTTTGTATATCCCTATCTTGCGAAGCGTGGACTGGAAAAATATGTCGGTTTTCAAAACAGATTACTTATCGCTTCGTTCGCTACAGTTTTAACATCCTTTTGTGTGGGATATTACTCTAAGacaaaatgtgaagaaaataCGAGGCGAATATAtacagaaaaaaaggaaaaagaacgtgacaaattaaaaaaaaaagcttaaaaaaaattctcaagctAAAATTGCTTATCTTACGTAActgtaaataaatgttaaaatgcACTGCCTTCGTAAGCTTGTTCTCATAATACGAGACAGCCTTCCTCCCTCAGTTTTTTCAACTTCGCCAAGAATTTCTAAACTAGCAAATATAGTTTGCAGATTGaatcatgaatttttacctaGCGATATCGAAATGGCGGAAGAGACAGAGCAGGAAAGAACCGAGTATCAGGAATTGGCGAATTATTATCTAGGGACTATCGCTGGGGCTCATCGCGTTTTTATAATACAGCCTTACATAAAATGGGGACCCGGAAAAGTAAAGAATACCACGCCAGAATTGCAACTGGCTGAAGCAGAAGCTCTCGTTAAAACTCTTCCTCGTTGGGCAGTTGTCGATAAAAAATGTGTGCCTCTATTGTCCCTTCAAAGGAAGAAACTGGTCGGTTCTGGTGGacttaacgaattaaaaaaaagaatactgaCCGCTGATTACGTTACGGCCGTATTCATCAGCACAAATATGTTGAGACTCGTGCAAATCGCCGAATTGCAGAAGGAGTTCGCTTTGCCCGTCTTTGATCGTTATTCGATCGTCATTCACATATTTCGTCAGCATGCGAAAAGTCCGGAAGCTAAACTGCAAGTGGCTCTTGCCGAAATTCCTTACATCTGGAAGAAGATGATCGAGAGTAATGTCGATGGGAAAATAAATTTGGAAGAGAGTAGAAAAAGGTTGCTGCAAGGACGTCAggggaaattgaaaaaagcttTGCAAAAAGTGCAGGAGCGACGTACGGTTGTGAGACAGAAGAGAAGGTTTTGCGGGATACCGAGTGTGGCTATTGTCGGTTATACGAATTGTGGAAAGACTTCTTTAATCAAGGCTTTGACGGGTGATTTGTCGTTGATGCCGAGGAATCAGTTGTTTGCTACGTTGGACTCAACTGCTCATGAAGGCCTACTTCCTAGcagaatgaaaattgtttatatggaCACGATaggttttattcaaaatgtacctGAAGGTTTGCTCGCGCCTTTCAGAGTGACATTTCAGGATGCAATAGACGCTGTAAGTGTTGAAAAAGATTAtacaaggattttaatgattcaGACAATATTCCAGATAGATAAACAATGTTTcacaattatttgaatgattttccaaagatttcacaaagaatgcaatgatttcttaaagatttcagatagatttcaaccattttccaatcatttctataattttacaaatattagcaattatttttaatatttcgcaaagatttcacaaacattttaaaaggatttgaatgagttcccaaagatttcaaatatgtcgcaaagattgaaaagattcagcaagattatcacaaaatttcaatgattttccaaggattttcataattttacaaatattatcaaacatttcaaatatgtcgcaaagatttcaatgattttttaaacatttcaatagttttatattttaaaagatttcaatgatttcccaaagatttcacaaacatttccataattttacaaatattatcaaatattataaatttatcgcaaagattgcacaaagctttcaaaaggatttgaatgatttcccaaagatttcaaatatttcgcaaagattgcaaagatttcaatgatttcccaaacatttacataattttacaaatgttatTAATAACATTGTAAAAGGATTTGattgatttcctaaagatttcaaatatttcgcaaagatttcagcaagattgttaaaagattttaatgattttccaaagatttccataattttacaaatattatcaaatattataaatttatcgcaaagattgcacaaagctttcaaaaggatttgaatgatttcccaaagatttcaaatatttcgcaaagattgcaaagatttcaatgatttcccaaacatttaaataattttacaaatgttatTAATAACATTGTAAAAGGATTTGattgatttcctaaagatttcaaatatttcgcaaagatttgagcaagattgttaaaagatttcaatgattttccaaaggtttccataattttacaaatattatcaaatattttaagtatgtcacaaagatttcaaatatgtcgCAAAGATTGCAATCGTTTCAGAGAAATTTCacgaatatttaaatgattttccaaagatttcgataattttacaaatattatgtaatatttttaaaatgtcgcaaagatttgacaaaaatttaaaaagaatttgaatgatttcccacaaatttcaaatatgtcGCAAAGATTGtgaacatttcagaaagattttacaaaaatttcaatggtttCCCAGACATTTTAAATATGTCGCAAAGATTGCaatcatttcagaaaaattacacgaatatttcaatgattttccaaagaattcagatagatttaaatgatttttcaaacatttcaataatttttaaaatgttactaaatatttttaatgcgtCGCAaagagtttaaaaagattttaaaaggatattaatgatttcccaaagattttcaaatatttttcaatgattgcaaacatttcagaaagatgttacaaaaattttaatggtttccCAGACATTTccaatatttcgcaaacatttcacaaagatttcaatgattttccaaacatttccataattaaaaatattataaatgtttcacaaagatttcataaaggatttgaatgatttccaaacgatttcaaatatgtcctaaatattgcaataatttcggaaaaatttcacgaatatttcaataattttccaaagaattccatcattttactgatattatcaaattttttaaatatgtcgcaaagatttcaaaaatatttcaaaacgatttgaatgatttcccaatgatttcaaatatttcgcaaagaatagaaagatttcagaaagattaaaaaagatttcaatgatttcccaaacatttacataatttttaaaatattataaaatattttaaatatgttgcaaagatttcacaaaatttttttaaaaatctgaatgattccaataatatttcaaatatgttgCAAAGATTGCAGTTATATCAGAAAAATGTCacgaagattttaatgatttttaaacgtttcaaaaatgttagaaattttgaatgatttgaattatttctcaaagatttcaaatatttcgcaaagatttcaatgattttccaaacgTTTCAgacagatttaaatgatttttcaaacatttaaataagtttagaaatgttacaaaatatttttaatatttcgccaaggttttacaaagatttcatatggatttgaatgattttccaaagattttcaaatatttcacaaagatttcaatgactttccaaacatttccataattttacaaatattatgtaatgcttttaaaatttcgcaaagattttgcaaatattgaatgatttcccaaagatttcaaatgtgtcGCAAAGATTgtgaacatttcagaaaaattttatgaatatttcaatgattttccaaaaaattcagacagatttatatgatttttcaaacatttcaataatttaaaaaatgttactaaatgtttttaatatgtctcaaacatttcacaaaaatttcaaaagaatttgaataatttccaaatatttcacaatagcaaagatttcagcaaaatttcaCAAACTTATAACAAGAgtttgaatgatttcccaaagatttcaaagatttcgcaaagatttcagaaagattttacaaagatttcaatcattttctgaaagtttcagatagatttaaatgatttttcaaacttttcaataaGTTTAGAaatgttactaaatatttttaatattttacaaagattttacagagatttcaaaaggacttgaatgattttccaaaattttcaaatgtttcgcaaAGATTGCAATCATTTCAGAAGAATTTcacgaatattttagaaaatgttagaaattttagtaaatatttttaatatgtcgcaaagatttcaaaagtatatgaatgatttcccaaagatttcaaatattttgcaaagattgcaaagatttcagcaagaattatgaaagatttcaatgattttccaaacatttccataattttaaaaatattataaaatattttaagtatgtcgcaaagatttcacaaacatttaaaaagaatttgaatgattctcaaaagatttcaaatatgtcgcaaagatttcaatgatttttcaaacatttcaataattttagaaattttactaaatatttttagtatatctcaaagattttacaaagatttcaaaaggatttgaatgatttcccaaagatttcaaatatttcacaaaaatttcaatgattttccgaagatttacataattttacaaatattatgtaatatttttaaaatgtcgcaaagattttacaaacatttaaacaGGATTTGAATCATTTtcccaagattttaaatatttcgcaaagatttcagaaagatttcacaaagatttcatcgattttccaaaagtttcagacagatttaaatgatttttcaaacatttcaataagtttagaaattttactaaatatgtttaatatgtcgcaaagattttaaatatttcgcaatatcaaagatttcacaaatattatacaaatattaccaaatgtttCAGAATGTAATAGATGctgtaaatgttcaaaaaaaagttttcagctaAGCGACTTggccgggaaaccgggaaattatcgggaatttattttaaaaactggaaatttacTTCTCATCaccgaaaaattgaagttttcagtattataataattttggtaaatttagaaaagtgatttctactttatctacaatCGTAAATTTTTCAGATCAGCTcattattattgcatttttattatttttcattatatggAAAACCTTTTGCAACTCATTGCTCTGTGAGGCTTTTTTGCTGACTgaagtttgataatcgaattaaggatatttcaaacaaatatttcattttttctctttttagattgaaaattgaactattttggggtaaaaattaactatttggatgaaaattttttttctttattgatttgatgatttatttaattattctgttgaaaatataacgatCTACGTGTTTTATTTAACATTTGGTTTTTAGAAAAGATGATTCGtccttctggtttgaaaattcatcttttttgttaaaaatgtcatttttatattgaaaattcatctttattggttgaaaataaactttcttgttaaaaatgcatatgccttatgaaaaatttatctttttaagttaaaagttcaagcttatttctacaaattcaaccagttgcttgaaaaataatgtttctttgtttaaaattaactttttttaaaaataaaaatgcatttttttgttttcaaagttaatggttttctaagaaattcaactttttaacttcaaaaatcaacctttttgttgaaaattcaagtgttcgtgtgttcataaatatttgtatttgtcattaaattaattaattttttatttaaaataaaaatattttttgactgaaatatcaacttttatattattcgttgagaattcatcgttagcaaataaaaattttaatacttggttgaaaactgaactacttggttaaaaaagaactttaattGAAGATAtaactcttcagttaaaaaattgaattgttaaaatcgactgtttttgatttataaataaaatcttttttggttgaaatatcaaatattacattttttgttgagaattcatatcttttaattaaaattgaatcatttggtcaaaattctattctttcttggataaaaatttaactttctattatgaaaaattggtcttttttattgaaaatacaagaatatagtttctttcaataaaacatttaatttataaaatgttattttgtttttcaaatgaaaaataaatctgttttaataagtaaaatatttaaatgatcaggaaaaatgagaaattccgaaaaaagtcagggaattttgaaaataaagtttttcggccaccctgCATTGAATTGAtgacttaaggccatgtgacgagtgggtcacgtgaccagattcctaccttaccgcaacCTTTCttacgaagcgccacatcgagttgaaaatttgggataataaataagaagcactaagaaaggtgggtctaatcctaaactttaataaacataaaaaaagcaaaaaaaaaatatttacaacaaaaaacttttttcataattgtaaaaatttagggCCCATCCCACCATTGTTAGTGCTTCTTGATTAgtatcacaaattttcaactcaatttggcgtttcgtgtgaatataagttgggaaattagAAAAGtggcggtaaagtaggaatctgggCACGtcacccactcatcacatggccttaataaaattaaaaaatgtcttctagGACGTAATTGTACACGTGGTTGATGTCAGTCATCCAGATAGAGAAGCCCAAGTGGATCATGTGAGGGCTACTCTGAAGTCTCTTCTTATTGAGGATCGGCCAGTAATTGAAATTGCAAACAAGTGTGATTTAGTGGAAAAGGGCACTATTCCTGAAGACACAATAGCAGTTTCAGCAAAAAATGCAACGGGTTAGGCTTGTTNNNNNNNNNNNNNNNNNNNNNNNNNNNNNNNNNNNNNNNNNNNNNNNNNNNNNNNNNNNNNNNNNNNNNNNNNNNNNNNNNNNNNNNNNNNNNNNNNNNNTTTATTTTACTAACATAATTGCCAACTTAGCTACAATTTAGTTGATTTGATTTCAGtcgatttcagatttcaaaaatattttaaaggtttcacaaaaatttcacaagaatttttaatatttaaaaatattatgcaaatatttcacaaaactttcaaataatccACAAAGAttgcataaatatttcaaagatttcatagggatttttaagatttcaaacaaatcaaaaaatttcaaaaatatttaaaagattttacgaaaattttaaatattttaaaggtttcacaaagattttgaaggaccgacaaagatttcataaatatttcaaagagttcAAAGGATTTTGCAAATATGttagaaaaattgtaaagatttcaaagatattaaattcactagattgcacaaaaatttgaaagattttgcaaatacttttgaggttttaaaagatttcacaagtatttcaaaaatttcatgaagatttcaaagaagcgataaatatttcataaaaatttatcgatttttaaagagttcagaaaatttcaaaggtttcaaaggtTTTCTCAcagatttttaattcttcaagaaGACTTCaaaggttttacaaatatttctgagttttcaaaagatttcataaggatctcaaatatttcaaacattttaaaagatttcaaagatttcataaggatttcaaagatttcaaatagttcaaaagaGTTCGAAAATATATCCGAAAGTTTTTCAAGATATGATTccgagatttcagaagatttcacaaggattttaaagatttcaaaaatttcacgaagatttcgaAGAATCTACGCAGATTTCatacatatttcaaagatttttaagagtaaaatattttaaagatctaatcaggatttaacaaaaattatgaagaatcgtcaaagatttcataaatatttcaaatatttcaaaacacttcGCAAACTTTTacatgatttcacaaaaattttttatattttagacagatttgaacaattttaccaatattttctagatttcaaaagatttcacagggatcctaaagatttcaaaaagttcacaaggatttcaaagaatccacaaagatttcacaaatatttcaaagatttcagagagtTCAAAGGAATTCACAAACATTTCAGAAAACTTGTAAATATGccacgaaaatttcaaagattttaaaatactttgcaaGCCTTTACTAGATTTTacagggattttaaatatttcagacagatttaaattattttaccaatatttttgagatttcaaaagatttcacaaggatttcaaaattttcgaagtattcacaaagattttataaatatttcaaaaatttcaaagagtgAAAAGGATTTTGTAAATATGCcagaaaaattgtaaagatttcacaaatattttaaacatttcaaatatagCAAAGGATTTTGCATATATGTTAGAAAAAtggtaaagatttcaaagattttatattcacttgatttcacaaaggtttttaatatttcacacagatttaaaagatttcccaaaatttcaaaaaaatttcaaaggtttcacaaagatcttacaaaaacttcaaacatttcaaaagattttattaagatctcaaagatttcagtttaaaggatttcataaacATGTCAGAAAAGTAGTAAATATGTccgaaaatttcaaaggttttaaaatactTCGCAAGCGTTTACTAgagtttacaaagattttatatattttagacagattaaaaaattgttaaaaatatttttgagatttcacaagttagaaaaattgtaaaggtttcacaaagaattcaaagattttatattcACTGGATTTCACGAAGATTCGATatatttcacacagatttcaaaaatttttaataatatttctaacgcaTCAAAAGATTTCGCAtggatattaaagattttataaggatttcaaataatccaaaaatatttctaaagattttgaagagttaaaagaattaaaagagttcataaaatttcaaagaattcaaaatatttcaaaaatatttcgaaggtttcacaaatattttacaacaatttcaaatattttaaaagattttgcaaagatttgaagatttcacaaaggtttcgaagaatccacaaacatttcaaagatttcataggaattttaaagacttcaaagaatttcacaaatatttcagatatagtttaaagatttcaaggatttaaaaatatttcacaagcctttactagattttacaaattttgttgtatatttcacacagatttcaataattttacccCTATTTtcgagatttcaaaggattcaaaagatttcaagtgtttcaaaagatttcaaaaatgtgtcaaaggtttcacaaagattgtacaagaatttcaaatttttaaaaagtttttgcaaaGACTTTAAAagttcacaaggatttcaaagatttcacaaaatttccgaAGAATCCACAAagattttatgaatatttcaaagactttctaGGATTCCACAAAtatatcagaaagatttcaaggatttctaaaTACTTCACAAACCGGCactagatttcacaaagattatgaATACTTTACACAGCTTTCAAAgagttcaaaatgttaaaaaaatattttaaaagttttacaaagattttataagatttaaaaatatttaaagagacttcgcaaaaattgaaaagatttcgtAAGGGTTTCACAGATTTCAtagggatttcaaagagtttaaaggattttataaatatttcagaaagactaAACAAatgataaagattttaaaatactttacagGCCTTTAATAGGTttcacaaggattttaaatatttcacacagattaaaaaaattttacaaatatttccaagatttcaaatatttccgaaaattttaagaGTGATCAACActttaggtttatttaaagcttaaaatacgataataaattatttacaaaaaaattcaattatttttggttgaaacttaatttaattGAGGAATTGTGCTACTGTATGTATATATACtttcttttcggttcaaaattcatctcttcttagtttgaaaattcaagtattttgtttcaaaatgcaattgtttggctgtaaattaatctttcttaattgaggattcaacttttttcccaattcatcttttgtttaattctactgtttttttaatttaaaataaaaatatttttcatttgaagcatcgatttttttttgtcttgaaaattcaactatttggtaaaaagttcatctttcttggtttgaaataaactttttttgtcgaaaattcatattttcggatttaaattaaaagtttactaaaaaataagttttttcggttttaaattcttcggtttttttttttttttttttttttttgaaattcttcattttagatttttattctttatttatagTATTAACTGCAGCCTTGAAgacttaatcaattaaaaattaaaagcgtttgaagttgaaattttcttgataaaaaatagttttattttatgaactgtaaatataaataaataaataatttaaaaaatggatattagttcaaagtttatcagctattttcaacgtaaaaataacttaataatattatattcgtaattaatggcttctattaaattaaaaatattacttgacatagaaagctttgaattgttaaaatttcgaaaatcttttaaacatttaacgttacttttttattgttctatgtaaaaaatgtttaatttgttgaatttttatgtagaaataataatttaacacttattatttgcaaaaaaaatttgagtaatttaaaaagatatttagaagttttgaaaagattcaaaattcatttaaaacttagttttaaaacgaatttttctgacgaaaattccgtaataatgcatttgtttattaaatttgtatataatattaacaagaaaagttttaagagaattttttaaaaattaaaatattgtttcgattcaaatttcttgtaatataactttaaaaaacgttaaattatagaaaatgatagaaaacacattttcaacaaataattaaaaaaaaatttttgtttgtttattgtatcatgatggaatatatttatataatgtaaatctatgaaacttcGGCGAtcacaacaattttacaattattgacgagcaccgggaacgttaaatagaaaaagttgccattttttcgttatatttatgaaataattgaaaaactaaattaaaaatcacacccgaaaactttctttgaaatttcataagctctaaaaaaataaaaacatctaaaTCGGTCCACAgcttcagccggaatcgtattttgaaccaaaaaatgtactttttccccactgtgtcGGGCCCGGGAAAACGCTgttcctacacaattttattctacacaaaatatattctacacaagtgtactgatcatatttttcctacacaaaactttttctacaaaaaatttttcctaaacagaagatttcctacacaacatttaatattgtttattatttttatttttttcctatacaaaatattttctacacaaaatatttcctacacaaaactttttctatgcaaaatgtttcctacacaaaattgaatactgttatatttttcctatacaACAGTTTTTTACACAGAAGATTTCCTAAACAGAATTTGATAATgtttaatgcttttatttttttcctacacaaaatattttccacGCAGAATATTTATATTCTACACAGAATTAAATAGTACTATTTTAGTATCAAAATAGTCTCTAAACATTgtacaacaaaaatattatgtccaaaatttttcctgcatgaaattcttaatttaatcTAAAGCAATAGttctaaattaaatcttttgaatggCATTATTGATATTGTCTTTTATATTTCCCCTTGgagaataatttatgaaaaatatgttttgtttagTAAAAGTTTTACACTTAATACTTGTATCTAGAATATGCCTGTGTATCTTCACAaaatatacacaatttttttctacacaaaatatattgcaCACAGGTATACTGATCATAATtatcctacacaaaactttttctataccaaatttttcctacacagaatttaatactgttatatttttcctgcaccaaatttttttctacacagaatactTCCTACACAGAATGCAATATTATTTGacagtttgattttttttgctacacaaaatatttcctacacagaatttaatagtGTTATAttgtttctatacaaaatattttctacccgGAATATTTATATTCTACACATAATAAATGGTAATATTTTATTCTCAAGATAGTttacataatatatttaaaacagtaCATcaaatattcttccaaaaaagtaGATCCTATGCAAGATGAAAGATATTTTCAATTGTGTAGGAAAAGTTTTACAATTAGTGCTTGTGTTTAGAATATGCCTGTTTATCGTCCCTCCGAATATTTGATTATAGCAgcaacaagatttaaattatatcTATAATTATTTCATCTTGGGTAGGATCtactttttgtaaagaatattttatttactgttttaaaTATGTTATGCATAATATACtttgtgcaggaaaaatattAGGCAATATGTTTTTGTTTACAATGTTTAGACACTATCTTgtcaataaaatattactatttaattttatttagaatgtacATATTCTgtgcagaaaatattttgtgtagataaaaataaaagtattaaacaatattcaaatctgtgtaggaaatcttctgtgtagaaaaaatgtaGTATAGGAAAAACATAATAGTATTAAATTCCGTGTAGGAAacattttatgtagaaaaagttttgtgtcaaaaaaatataaccgTATTAAATTATGTGTGGGAAATAttttgcgtcaaaaatattttatgtaggaaaaaaaataaaactaacaaacaatattaaattctgtgtagaaagaatattgtgtaggaaaaatataacaatattaaattatg comes from the Belonocnema kinseyi isolate 2016_QV_RU_SX_M_011 chromosome 6, B_treatae_v1, whole genome shotgun sequence genome and includes:
- the LOC117174115 gene encoding putative GTP-binding protein 6, which encodes MHCLRKLVLIIRDSLPPSVFSTSPRISKLANIVCRLNHEFLPSDIEMAEETEQERTEYQELANYYLGTIAGAHRVFIIQPYIKWGPGKVKNTTPELQLAEAEALVKTLPRWAVVDKKCVPLLSLQRKKLVGSGGLNELKKRILTADYVTAVFISTNMLRLVQIAELQKEFALPVFDRYSIVIHIFRQHAKSPEAKLQVALAEIPYIWKKMIESNVDGKINLEESRKRLLQGRQGKLKKALQKVQERRTVVRQKRRFCGIPSVAIVGYTNCGKTSLIKALTGDLSLMPRNQLFATLDSTAHEGLLPSRMKIVYMDTIGFIQNVPEGLLAPFRVTFQDAIDADVIVHVVDVSHPDREAQVDHVRATLKSLLIEDRPVIEIANKCDLVEKGTIPEDTIAVSAKNATGVDLLRKKIEEELVRSTGQMHIRMRVASGSEVAAWLYKELTVTNAEPDSENPQYMYMDVFATELQMHKFKRFLKQ